A window of Octopus sinensis linkage group LG29, ASM634580v1, whole genome shotgun sequence contains these coding sequences:
- the LOC115225973 gene encoding uncharacterized protein LOC115225973 produces MRVHVFGDENAATFSAQLLDVSNGTVSGDTDGFNHLPFGNFVPTKDDLISAVFLDIASLAYKTCLQGIAILVPHNKTVDAINNKLFDLLSGEKLSFKSIDTHENLDDMTVFTTEFLNFQTPTALPPHELHLKDGAPIMRLRNLDAQIMCNGTRMIIKNIYSRVLQATILNVPATFQDVLITPMSLTPSDTIYKFKRLQFPIKLYFALKIYKVQGQS; encoded by the coding sequence ATGAGAGTTCACGTGTTTGGCGACGAAAATGCGGCCACATTCTCGGCGCAGCTTCTCGATGTTAGTAATGGAACTGTATCTGGCGATACTGATGGTTTCAACCATTTACCATTTGGTAACTTCGTGCCTACCAAAGATGATTTGATTTCTGCAGTTTTTCTTGACATTGCAAGCCTTGCCTACAAAACTTGCCTACAAGGAATAGCAATTTTGGTGCCTCACAATAAAACCGTCGACGCTATCAATAATAAACTTTTTGATCTGCTTTCTGGAGAAAAACTCTCCTTCAAGTCCATTGACACGCATGAAAACCTGGATGATATGACCGTTTTCACAACGGAATTTCTTAATTTCCAAACGCCCACAGCACTTCCGCCTCACGAACTCCATCTCAAGGATGGCGCGCCCATCATGCGGCTGCGGAATTTGGATGCTCAAATAATGTGTAACGGCACGcggatgataataaaaaatatttactccCGAGTTCTGCAGGCAACCATCTTGAATGTACCAGCCACTTTTCAAGATGTTCTTATTACCCCAATGTCCCTCACTCCCTCCGATACGATCTACAAATTTAAGCGGCTTCAATTTCCTATCAAACTCTACTttgctttgaaaatatataaggTACAGGGTCAATCTTAG